A genomic region of Sulfobacillus acidophilus DSM 10332 contains the following coding sequences:
- a CDS encoding Protoheme IX farnesyltransferase (PFAM: UbiA prenyltransferase family~TIGRFAM: protoheme IX farnesyltransferase~COGs: COG0109 Polyprenyltransferase (cytochrome oxidase assembly factor)~HAMAP: Protohaem IX farnesyltransferase~InterPro IPR006369:IPR000537~KEGG: sth:STH2093 putative heme O synthase~PFAM: UbiA prenyltransferase~SPTR: Protoheme IX farnesyltransferase;~TIGRFAM: Protohaem IX farnesyltransferase), whose protein sequence is MQVIVTESRRGQVVLDFVRLTKPRIVGLLVWTAFVSMTLAARGWPSAGAAMGGLIGLALSVGGAHSINMAFDRDIDATMRRTCRRPVPTGRITVGQAYAWGLFLEVLSLGVLLTWTNPLTAALSLAGFLYYAVLYTMVLKRRTSQNIVIGGAAGAFPPLIGWAAVTGHLSCLALGLFGVVFLWTPPHFWALALARQDEYREAAVPMLPVTHGWRTTIRQMVFYTLLLWPLGWAIEAGSSFGRPLTLLLVVLNGGFTASVLGLGLRRVRAMTVFRISLVYLALLFGGLLWLALRP, encoded by the coding sequence ATGCAAGTCATCGTGACGGAGTCTCGTCGTGGTCAAGTCGTGCTGGACTTCGTGCGTCTCACCAAGCCGCGCATTGTCGGATTATTGGTCTGGACGGCTTTTGTCAGTATGACGTTGGCCGCTCGAGGGTGGCCCTCGGCGGGGGCGGCAATGGGCGGGCTCATCGGGTTGGCGCTTTCCGTCGGCGGCGCTCATAGCATCAATATGGCTTTCGATCGGGATATTGACGCCACGATGCGGCGGACGTGTCGCCGCCCGGTTCCCACGGGACGTATCACCGTCGGCCAAGCCTACGCCTGGGGTCTATTCTTGGAAGTGCTGTCCCTTGGGGTACTGCTCACTTGGACCAATCCCCTTACGGCCGCCTTAAGTCTGGCAGGATTTCTCTATTACGCGGTGCTCTATACGATGGTGTTGAAACGGCGGACTTCGCAAAATATTGTCATTGGGGGAGCCGCGGGGGCTTTTCCGCCGCTGATTGGCTGGGCGGCCGTTACCGGGCATCTCTCTTGCTTGGCGCTAGGACTTTTTGGCGTCGTCTTTTTATGGACTCCACCCCATTTCTGGGCCCTTGCGCTCGCCCGCCAAGACGAATACCGAGAGGCCGCGGTTCCCATGTTGCCGGTGACCCACGGCTGGCGGACGACCATTCGCCAGATGGTGTTCTATACGCTCCTTTTATGGCCGCTGGGGTGGGCAATCGAGGCGGGGTCATCGTTTGGCCGACCTTTGACCCTCTTGCTGGTCGTCCTTAACGGGGGATTTACCGCTTCCGTGTTGGGGCTTGGACTTCGTCGGGTTCGGGCCATGACGGTTTTTCGGATTTCCTTGGTTTACCTCGCGTTGTTGTTCGGCGGACTCTTATGGCTGGCCCTTCGCCCTTAA
- a CDS encoding cytochrome c class I (PFAM: Cytochrome c~InterPro IPR003088~KEGG: dmr:Deima_2221 class I cytochrome c~PFAM: Cytochrome c, class I~SPTR: Cytochrome c class I), with protein MKQWWIWLGGFAVLASGCGSATAKESSRPHISFHTPRSGPKEDRQTAQNEALSAHPNRSKFKKVASVNHPLPATRLTAGQQLFQQKCQSCHGPGGVGSNNAPRLAAPSHLVLTYHSPEKLADYIDRHMPADHPGSLTKAQARLLADYLWNLAQAR; from the coding sequence ATGAAGCAATGGTGGATATGGCTCGGCGGATTCGCCGTTTTGGCCAGTGGTTGCGGGTCGGCAACGGCGAAGGAATCCTCCCGACCCCATATCTCGTTTCACACCCCTCGAAGCGGACCCAAAGAAGACCGCCAAACCGCCCAAAACGAGGCCTTAAGCGCCCATCCGAACCGGTCCAAGTTCAAAAAAGTGGCCAGTGTGAACCATCCGCTGCCGGCGACACGGCTTACTGCCGGACAACAGCTCTTTCAACAAAAGTGTCAAAGTTGTCATGGTCCCGGCGGGGTGGGTTCTAACAATGCCCCGCGGCTGGCGGCCCCCTCGCATCTTGTCCTTACCTATCATAGCCCGGAAAAACTGGCCGACTATATTGACCGTCATATGCCGGCCGATCATCCCGGCAGCCTGACCAAAGCCCAAGCCCGGCTGTTGGCCGACTATTTATGGAACCTGGCCCAAGCCCGTTAA
- a CDS encoding Cytochrome c oxidase caa3-type, assembly factor CtaG-related protein (PFAM: Cytochrome c oxidase caa3 assembly factor (Caa3_CtaG)~COGs: COG3336 membrane protein~InterPro IPR019108~KEGG: hau:Haur_0108 hypothetical protein~PFAM: Cytochrome c oxidase caa3-type, assembly factor CtaG-related~SPTR: Membrane protein-like protein), with protein sequence MNWWGRMPAHQDWSITVMVTAIGLAAGWVWVTANPRVRRRLGGTRPVTLSRHAAFAAMLVLYLIAFGSPMNVWADRFSFAIHMTQHMLEVMGMVPFGLLAMPDWLVRPLLKVPGFQYFTRRFVGLLFFGVVLNGFHWPWLYDWTLRSAWVHGLEHGLFFVGALFFWWPLLSPLPEIPPFSPGWQIVYAMSGMNIMMPISVYLLISRVPWYAYPYGHDAGLRALGLTPLADQQWGGLIMLLAGGTALGASLVRAFWRYQEPSPELLASD encoded by the coding sequence ATGAACTGGTGGGGACGCATGCCCGCTCATCAAGACTGGTCCATCACGGTGATGGTCACGGCCATCGGGCTAGCCGCGGGCTGGGTCTGGGTGACCGCCAATCCCCGCGTTCGGCGGCGGCTCGGGGGGACGCGGCCGGTCACCCTCTCCCGGCATGCGGCTTTTGCCGCGATGCTGGTGCTCTACCTGATAGCTTTCGGCAGCCCGATGAACGTCTGGGCGGACCGGTTCTCGTTTGCGATTCACATGACCCAGCACATGCTGGAAGTGATGGGGATGGTGCCGTTCGGGTTGTTGGCGATGCCGGATTGGTTGGTCAGACCGCTCTTAAAAGTGCCCGGTTTCCAATACTTCACCCGGCGCTTTGTGGGGCTCTTGTTTTTCGGGGTGGTGCTGAACGGATTTCATTGGCCCTGGCTCTATGACTGGACGTTACGGTCGGCCTGGGTTCATGGGCTGGAACACGGGCTCTTTTTTGTCGGCGCCCTCTTCTTTTGGTGGCCTCTTTTGAGCCCGTTGCCGGAAATTCCGCCTTTTAGTCCCGGGTGGCAAATTGTGTATGCCATGTCGGGAATGAACATCATGATGCCTATTTCGGTCTATCTCTTAATCTCACGGGTGCCGTGGTATGCTTATCCGTATGGGCATGATGCGGGACTCCGAGCCCTTGGGTTAACCCCACTGGCCGATCAGCAATGGGGGGGCCTGATTATGCTGTTAGCCGGCGGGACCGCGTTGGGCGCCTCGTTGGTGCGGGCGTTCTGGCGGTACCAAGAACCCAGCCCGGAACTTTTGGCGTCGGACTAG
- a CDS encoding aldo/keto reductase (PFAM: Aldo/keto reductase family~COGs: COG0667 oxidoreductase (related to aryl-alcohol dehydrogenase)~InterPro IPR001395~KEGG: bbe:BBR47_45780 hypothetical protein~PFAM: Aldo/keto reductase~SPTR: Putative uncharacterized protein), giving the protein MNESRRLGQTTVTISPLGLGTWQFSQGHGLVGSFWPRLEDSLITEIVKAAWEGGMNWFDTAEIYGGGASERALARALHRLAIDPAQVRIATKWWPLGRTARSLVARLEERQQALDGYPVTLYQIHQPWSLSSRKALADGLIRLLKAQKIAAAGVSNFSAAAMTEMAHRLNDAGYPLAANQVRYNLWDRAIERNGILSAAEELGITIIAYSPLHQGLLSGKFHQPGAMRPEGLRRWQMTSALVEKTRPLIHLLTEIGARYQKSPSQVALNWILGASSQVVAIPGATRPDQAAKAAEAMHFRLAPDEREALSTLSRQLSRTG; this is encoded by the coding sequence GTGAACGAATCGCGTCGGTTAGGTCAGACCACGGTCACAATTAGCCCGCTGGGTCTTGGCACCTGGCAATTTAGCCAAGGACACGGTTTAGTGGGAAGCTTTTGGCCCCGGTTAGAGGACTCCCTTATCACGGAGATTGTCAAAGCCGCTTGGGAAGGCGGCATGAATTGGTTTGATACGGCAGAAATATACGGCGGCGGCGCCTCCGAGAGAGCGTTAGCCAGGGCTTTACACCGACTCGCGATTGACCCCGCCCAGGTACGGATTGCGACGAAGTGGTGGCCCCTCGGCCGAACCGCCCGCTCCCTTGTCGCTCGCCTCGAGGAGCGCCAACAAGCGCTCGACGGCTATCCCGTCACGTTATATCAAATTCATCAGCCGTGGTCCCTGAGCTCCCGAAAAGCCTTGGCCGATGGACTGATCCGGTTGTTAAAGGCCCAAAAAATCGCGGCCGCCGGCGTCAGTAATTTTTCGGCCGCCGCCATGACCGAAATGGCGCACCGATTAAACGACGCGGGATATCCCTTGGCCGCCAACCAGGTCCGCTATAACCTGTGGGACCGGGCGATCGAAAGAAACGGGATCTTGTCGGCGGCCGAAGAGCTCGGCATCACCATCATTGCCTATTCCCCGTTACACCAAGGGCTTCTCTCCGGCAAATTTCATCAACCGGGAGCGATGCGTCCAGAAGGTCTTCGCCGGTGGCAAATGACGTCCGCCTTGGTGGAAAAAACCCGGCCCCTTATCCATCTGTTGACGGAAATCGGTGCCCGTTATCAAAAATCGCCGAGCCAAGTCGCGTTAAATTGGATTCTTGGTGCCTCATCGCAGGTGGTGGCCATTCCCGGCGCAACCAGACCTGACCAAGCGGCAAAAGCCGCGGAAGCGATGCATTTTCGACTCGCCCCGGACGAACGGGAAGCCTTGTCGACTCTCAGTCGTCAGTTATCTCGAACCGGCTAG
- a CDS encoding aminoglycoside phosphotransferase (PFAM: Phosphotransferase enzyme family~COGs: COG2334 Putative homoserine kinase type II (protein kinase fold)~InterPro IPR002575~KEGG: dra:DR_0394 hypothetical protein~PFAM: Aminoglycoside phosphotransferase~SPTR: Aminoglycoside phosphotransferase), protein MEKVLHSLIAPDALIEIIRRGWGIPLSEGRLLWRGLNDTYLVTGHHETVVARLYRAGWRSRQQVLDEHRLLFYLAREGMAVSEPRLRANGSTVAWVEAPEGVRILSLFSYAAGEPPILTPETGWRMGQSLAGLHRTLTSQTAGRRPYFQRLDGVVHSLWRMLRLCGWTAEERQRIERVLEDLASRLSSKPLTGSVIHGDFQPQNVHQAQDRLILLDFDWISEGPWIWDVASFAEAVITECGPDWPGIVGPFIHAYQMGWPRPRQEWHLLPAVRRLRQLWLWALYLRYPEVFGGFWCRERTRRAWLDRLVAPELDYGLMDLCRDFG, encoded by the coding sequence ATGGAGAAAGTTTTGCACTCATTAATCGCTCCCGATGCCTTGATCGAGATAATTCGCCGGGGCTGGGGAATCCCTCTTTCTGAAGGGCGTCTTCTGTGGCGCGGTCTCAATGACACCTATCTGGTCACCGGTCATCACGAAACGGTCGTGGCCCGTCTCTATCGGGCAGGGTGGCGCTCCCGGCAACAGGTTCTCGACGAACATCGGCTCTTGTTCTATTTAGCCCGGGAAGGTATGGCGGTGAGCGAGCCACGGTTACGGGCCAACGGGTCGACCGTGGCTTGGGTGGAGGCTCCTGAAGGCGTGCGCATCCTTTCCCTGTTTTCTTATGCAGCTGGTGAACCCCCGATCCTGACGCCGGAGACCGGGTGGCGGATGGGGCAATCGCTTGCGGGTCTGCATCGCACGTTAACCTCTCAAACCGCCGGTCGTCGTCCCTATTTCCAGCGTCTAGATGGCGTGGTGCATTCCCTTTGGCGCATGTTGAGGCTTTGCGGATGGACTGCCGAAGAACGGCAGCGCATTGAACGGGTTCTCGAAGATTTGGCGTCCCGGTTATCAAGTAAGCCTCTGACCGGGAGCGTGATTCACGGGGACTTTCAACCGCAAAATGTACATCAGGCACAAGATCGCCTGATCCTATTAGATTTTGATTGGATTTCCGAGGGCCCTTGGATTTGGGATGTGGCGAGCTTTGCCGAAGCGGTCATCACGGAATGCGGGCCGGATTGGCCGGGTATCGTGGGACCGTTTATCCACGCCTACCAAATGGGGTGGCCGCGACCTCGGCAGGAATGGCACCTTCTGCCGGCCGTTCGGCGTCTTCGCCAGTTGTGGCTTTGGGCGCTTTATTTACGGTATCCCGAGGTGTTTGGCGGGTTTTGGTGTCGCGAACGGACACGTCGGGCCTGGCTTGACCGGCTGGTCGCACCCGAGTTGGATTATGGCCTGATGGATCTTTGTCGAGATTTCGGGTGA
- a CDS encoding major facilitator superfamily MFS_1 (PFAM: Major Facilitator Superfamily~COGs: COG2807 Cyanate permease~InterPro IPR011701~KEGG: dda:Dd703_1845 major facilitator superfamily MFS_1~PFAM: Major facilitator superfamily MFS-1~SPTR: Putative major facilitator superfamily (MFS) transporter) — translation MNTASLWLHDPDFPGAQSPLAFLILSVLSQTSMSFVQQGIAVLGLYFAHRFHLSFAGLGLLVSTPALGMMISFSAAGWLVDRLGPRRLLMIITGPMALLVASAGFIRGLAPLAGILFLMGLTFAVVPAVGTKAVFYAFSHRNRGLPMGIRQTGVPLGASLAALVLPPLVGSFGIRPLFAVMSLALLLANGAFAWAIPPIPPQLTASAGLPIRHLLQAIWLPAAIALLLVGAQYDVLAFSLPDLVRLHRVSVDEAGLVLAVGQVGGGIGRILFGALTDRGIPVRTVLSGASLVALIAVLGVIVLPSRPPLEVLLPLWLILGIGAVGWNALALTWAGETVPASHSGLAMSTTASIIFVGAVIHPPLFGWLADTTHHLTAGWIWLATILVAAFGLTRIHPKSRQRSIRP, via the coding sequence ATGAATACGGCATCCTTATGGCTTCATGACCCGGATTTTCCCGGTGCCCAGAGTCCTCTGGCTTTTTTAATTTTAAGCGTATTGTCCCAGACCAGCATGTCCTTTGTCCAACAAGGTATTGCGGTTCTTGGCCTATATTTCGCCCATCGCTTTCATTTATCGTTCGCCGGGCTGGGCCTTTTAGTGTCCACTCCGGCCTTAGGGATGATGATCAGCTTTAGCGCCGCCGGTTGGCTCGTGGACCGTTTAGGTCCGCGCCGCCTGCTCATGATCATCACCGGACCAATGGCCCTATTGGTGGCGAGTGCGGGCTTCATCCGGGGACTGGCGCCGCTGGCGGGCATCCTGTTTCTCATGGGTCTGACCTTTGCCGTCGTTCCCGCCGTCGGCACCAAGGCGGTATTTTACGCCTTTTCTCACCGCAACCGGGGGTTGCCGATGGGAATTCGACAGACCGGCGTCCCTCTCGGAGCGTCCTTGGCGGCACTGGTGCTCCCGCCTTTGGTTGGAAGCTTTGGCATCCGCCCGCTTTTTGCCGTCATGAGCCTTGCACTTCTTTTAGCGAACGGCGCATTTGCTTGGGCTATTCCCCCGATTCCCCCGCAATTGACGGCATCCGCCGGATTGCCGATCCGTCACCTCTTGCAGGCGATTTGGCTTCCGGCGGCGATTGCCTTATTGTTGGTCGGCGCTCAATACGACGTGCTGGCGTTCAGCCTGCCCGATTTGGTCCGCCTCCATCGGGTTTCCGTTGACGAGGCCGGTCTTGTCTTGGCCGTCGGCCAAGTCGGAGGCGGCATCGGCCGGATTTTATTTGGAGCCCTCACCGATCGCGGAATCCCGGTCCGTACCGTTCTCAGCGGTGCAAGTCTGGTCGCGCTTATCGCCGTTTTAGGGGTGATTGTTCTGCCCTCCCGTCCGCCGCTTGAGGTTCTTTTGCCGCTTTGGCTAATCCTCGGCATCGGCGCGGTCGGCTGGAACGCACTGGCTCTGACCTGGGCGGGCGAAACCGTCCCGGCTTCCCATTCCGGATTGGCGATGAGTACCACGGCCTCCATTATTTTCGTCGGCGCGGTGATCCATCCTCCGCTCTTTGGTTGGTTAGCCGACACGACCCATCATCTCACCGCCGGATGGATTTGGTTAGCAACCATCCTCGTCGCCGCCTTCGGATTGACCCGAATTCACCCGAAATCTCGACAAAGATCCATCAGGCCATAA
- a CDS encoding Acetate--CoA ligase (PFAM: AMP-binding enzyme~COGs: COG0365 Acyl-coenzyme A synthetase/AMP-(fatty) acid ligase~InterPro IPR000873~KEGG: dpt:Deipr_0606 acetate--CoA ligase~PFAM: AMP-dependent synthetase/ligase~PRIAM: Acetate--CoA ligase~SPTR: AMP-dependent synthetase and ligase) — translation MMDERWLQDIHRLKTRYQTDPVNAAWYLVGNKDPHKPALYYHRPDQSAVTFTYDELRRESAKWAARLAAQGVRSKDRVAGLLPKRPELAAMILGAWRLGAVYVPLFTAFGSDAVRYRIEQSRAKVVVTDDTHREKVAGMRDVVVFNVDHPDQDPESLDVWQALSENDLLVLLFTSGTTGHPKGVPVPIRALPAFEAYMRWGLDVRPSDRFWNLADPGWAYGLYYGLIGPWLVDQAIFWYGGSFDPDRVMALIKEAGITNFAAAPTAYRAMRAQGAVLPDTLRAISSAGEPLNPEVIRWAETALGLPILDHYGQTELGMVINNHQVPELQRPLKWGSMGHPMPGFRAVVLDDDGHEVPPKTEGHIALDIGQSPLFWFPGYEGSDSATQSRLTADGRYYLTGDDGSVDEEGYFFFTGRSDDVILSAGYRIGPFEVESTLMAHPAVAECAVVGVPDALRGEAIRAYVVLRPGFVTNAQLEDELKDWVRQRLAKTHYPREIRLVDTLPKTPSGKIQRFILRQSE, via the coding sequence ATGATGGACGAAAGATGGCTTCAAGACATTCATCGGTTAAAAACCCGGTATCAAACGGATCCGGTGAATGCGGCCTGGTATTTGGTCGGAAACAAAGATCCGCACAAGCCGGCGCTCTACTACCATCGGCCGGATCAGTCGGCGGTGACCTTTACGTATGACGAGCTGAGGCGGGAGTCGGCGAAATGGGCGGCACGGTTGGCCGCGCAGGGGGTCCGTTCGAAAGACCGCGTCGCCGGTCTTTTGCCGAAACGGCCGGAGTTGGCCGCCATGATATTAGGCGCCTGGCGCTTGGGTGCGGTCTATGTTCCGCTTTTTACCGCCTTCGGTTCGGACGCGGTCCGGTATCGCATCGAGCAAAGCCGGGCGAAAGTCGTCGTAACGGACGATACCCATCGGGAAAAAGTGGCGGGGATGCGGGACGTGGTCGTATTCAATGTCGATCACCCGGATCAAGATCCCGAAAGCCTTGACGTATGGCAGGCCCTCTCGGAGAACGATCTCTTGGTCTTGCTCTTTACCTCGGGGACCACGGGGCATCCCAAGGGGGTACCGGTGCCCATACGAGCCCTGCCGGCATTTGAAGCGTATATGCGGTGGGGATTGGATGTGCGGCCGAGTGACCGGTTTTGGAATCTGGCGGATCCCGGCTGGGCCTATGGCCTCTATTATGGCTTGATTGGGCCCTGGCTGGTTGACCAGGCGATCTTTTGGTACGGCGGATCGTTTGACCCGGACCGGGTTATGGCTCTCATAAAGGAGGCGGGGATTACCAATTTTGCCGCGGCGCCGACCGCCTATCGGGCCATGCGGGCTCAAGGGGCGGTGCTTCCCGACACTTTGCGGGCGATTTCCAGTGCCGGTGAACCGTTAAATCCGGAAGTCATCCGCTGGGCCGAAACCGCCCTCGGCCTTCCGATTTTGGATCATTACGGACAAACCGAGCTGGGTATGGTGATTAATAACCACCAAGTTCCAGAGCTTCAACGCCCTCTCAAATGGGGGTCCATGGGGCACCCCATGCCCGGGTTTCGCGCGGTGGTCCTTGACGACGACGGGCATGAAGTGCCGCCGAAAACCGAAGGGCATATCGCGCTCGATATCGGGCAATCGCCCTTGTTTTGGTTTCCCGGGTATGAAGGGTCCGATTCGGCGACCCAGTCCCGTTTGACCGCGGATGGCCGCTATTATCTCACCGGAGATGACGGGAGTGTTGACGAAGAAGGCTATTTCTTTTTCACCGGGCGTTCCGACGATGTGATTTTAAGCGCAGGGTATCGGATTGGCCCTTTTGAGGTGGAAAGCACCTTAATGGCGCATCCGGCCGTCGCCGAATGCGCGGTGGTGGGGGTGCCCGATGCATTACGGGGGGAGGCCATTCGCGCCTACGTGGTACTGAGGCCGGGTTTCGTGACGAATGCACAATTGGAAGACGAATTAAAAGATTGGGTTCGTCAACGGCTCGCCAAGACTCATTATCCCCGTGAAATTCGGCTGGTGGATACCTTGCCTAAAACCCCCAGCGGGAAAATTCAACGATTTATCTTGCGTCAAAGCGAATAA
- a CDS encoding NADH dehydrogenase (quinone) (PFAM: NADH-Ubiquinone oxidoreductase (complex I), chain 5 N-terminus; NADH-Ubiquinone/plastoquinone (complex I), various chains~COGs: COG1009 NADH:ubiquinone oxidoreductase subunit 5 (chain L)/Multisubunit Na+/H+ antiporter MnhA subunit~InterPro IPR001516:IPR001750~KEGG: hna:Hneap_0909 NADH/ubiquinone/plastoquinone (complex I)~PFAM: NADH:ubiquinone/plastoquinone oxidoreductase; NADH:ubiquinone oxidoreductase, chain 5/L, N-terminal~PRIAM: NADH dehydrogenase (quinone)~SPTR: NADH/Ubiquinone/plastoquinone (Complex I)) — translation MALIEAHRGIITVLGIFLPLGFGFISLELWGERPHFPFGRVAMVGILSAWVVSWITFLEILGQGAWHWVATGWPIPWGFTANRLTGLMVLYVTSVSGLIHLYALRYMRGEPGAPRFIGRLSLATLSVVFVVLANNLVMLWLFWVLTGITILWLMAYSCASPWTCPTTRRALLTFVVGDLGLAITVILARFVFGTVYDAALFQRLPSHPVAALVLALSLFLAIMARSAQFPLYFWLTNTVDAPTPLSAFMHAGVVNIGGFLLARFSPLWTAVPAALPVIFVVGLVTAFFGNGVMLTQSDVKRSLVYSTVGQMGFMVMEAGLGAFSTAVFHIMSHGLFKATLFLRSGNVGEPGLPATAPSSRDRRVFLGGLGLTALIFLLSRPLWPRVEPAILVVFVTATLAQAALVTLKPAISPLAKLAVGLGFVGILVAYLKEIEWFTHFLAGTITVLPHIPGEPIDWIFFGLVAGFSLLTAVLAHESHRKDWRYFYRLTIYSWLLHEGYLGDWIESLIWPRVKPPGPLS, via the coding sequence GTGGCGTTGATCGAAGCCCACCGCGGAATTATCACCGTACTGGGGATTTTTCTCCCGCTCGGGTTCGGGTTTATCTCACTGGAACTGTGGGGAGAGCGTCCGCATTTTCCGTTCGGCCGCGTCGCCATGGTCGGCATTTTATCGGCTTGGGTCGTCTCCTGGATAACTTTCCTGGAGATTTTGGGCCAGGGCGCCTGGCATTGGGTGGCCACGGGCTGGCCGATTCCTTGGGGATTCACCGCCAATCGGCTAACCGGACTGATGGTCCTCTACGTTACCAGTGTGAGCGGTTTAATCCATCTTTATGCGCTCCGATATATGCGCGGGGAACCGGGGGCACCGCGTTTTATCGGTCGTCTGTCGTTAGCTACCTTGAGTGTGGTGTTCGTCGTGCTCGCCAATAATTTGGTCATGTTATGGCTCTTTTGGGTACTGACCGGGATCACCATATTGTGGCTGATGGCCTATTCGTGTGCGAGTCCCTGGACCTGTCCGACCACCCGTCGGGCCCTTTTGACGTTCGTCGTCGGAGACCTCGGTTTAGCCATAACCGTCATCTTGGCTCGCTTCGTGTTTGGTACGGTGTATGATGCCGCACTTTTTCAACGTCTCCCGAGCCATCCGGTCGCCGCACTCGTTCTTGCCTTATCGCTATTCCTCGCCATTATGGCCCGCTCGGCACAATTTCCCCTCTATTTTTGGCTGACCAACACGGTTGACGCCCCCACACCGCTATCCGCCTTTATGCACGCCGGCGTCGTGAATATCGGCGGCTTTTTGTTGGCCCGCTTTAGCCCTTTATGGACCGCGGTACCGGCCGCGTTACCGGTCATTTTTGTCGTAGGCCTCGTTACCGCCTTTTTTGGCAACGGCGTCATGCTGACCCAAAGCGATGTCAAGCGTTCTTTAGTGTATTCGACCGTGGGACAAATGGGGTTCATGGTCATGGAGGCCGGTCTCGGAGCATTTTCTACCGCGGTCTTTCATATCATGTCGCACGGCTTATTTAAAGCGACGCTATTTCTCCGATCGGGAAACGTCGGCGAACCGGGTTTGCCGGCCACGGCTCCTTCCTCCCGAGACCGTCGGGTCTTCTTGGGGGGATTAGGCCTCACCGCGCTCATTTTTCTCCTGAGCCGCCCGCTTTGGCCTCGGGTGGAACCCGCGATTCTCGTCGTGTTCGTCACCGCCACGCTGGCTCAAGCGGCTCTGGTGACCCTCAAGCCGGCCATCTCGCCTCTGGCCAAATTGGCGGTCGGTCTCGGATTTGTCGGGATCTTGGTGGCCTACTTGAAGGAAATCGAATGGTTCACGCACTTTTTGGCCGGCACCATCACCGTCCTGCCACACATTCCGGGAGAACCTATCGACTGGATTTTCTTTGGCCTCGTGGCGGGATTCAGCCTTTTGACGGCCGTTCTCGCTCACGAGAGTCACCGGAAGGATTGGCGCTACTTCTATCGCCTGACGATCTATAGCTGGCTTTTGCATGAAGGCTATCTGGGCGACTGGATCGAGTCGCTGATTTGGCCCCGCGTCAAGCCTCCCGGTCCCCTGAGCTAA